The DNA region gcactgcactaggttttgagtaAGGCCCAATGACTACATGCGCAGACATATGGCAATGTACTATGGACTTGAAACCGGacaatgttgcatgatggttaaaaACCTTTAAAAACCTTCGACTTGATCAAATTTAGTCATACTGTGACAAAGACATGACGTGTGACATGGTGTCAAACTCTCACGGGATCAAAGGATTGCAGATGAATCGTGCAACACCTGCTGCTGCTTTTCCCCGTTGAATGTTCGTTGCAAGGGTCTGCACTTCCACTCCGCGGTGACGCACCCTTGAACCGGTTGGCCAAAACGTCACTGACATCTGTGTAGACGTGTTGTCCCACACCCCTTTAAAATGCACCTCACATGTGATGTGCTACATAggtcaaactggtgcgagctcaatGCCTTGTGAAAATTCGTGATTGATTTAACTAAGTTTCTTTAGCACCACCCACGCCGTGAGAGAGAGCTCTCACTGACGTACTTTGCAGTTGTTGGTCGACAAAACCTCACTTCTAACCATTAGGCAACATGTCCAGTTCAGAGTGCCTTTCTGACCACATGTAGCTGCAAGTTGAACAAATGTACACGTTGAATGAATAATGGAATTGTGTAAAAGACTTGCTTCATAAATAATTGCTCTATGATGAATTAACTTGCTTTTGTAAGGCAGCGTTCTGAATCAAAATAGCTTTGGCTTTGGAACAACTCAAAGAACCTTAGTTGGCCCAGCAGTTTTAACAGCAATGTACGTATGTTGCTGTCTGTATCTTTTTGATCACTTTGTGGgttcgcgtgcgcgtgtgcgtgtatgtgcgtgtgtgtttatttgtgttttaatAGTGTGAACTGAGGAAGGGCCATCTTAACTGTAAAAGTAATGTGACTTTTATACTTTCCTGTTTACAGTAACAAACCAATAAAATATTTTTGTTTCAAAAAATTCCTGGCATAAACTATTCTCTTGAACCCAGCCAACTTTCATCTCTTCTTAAAGATGTCCTcatcgttatttcattaatactgctgtgttccccattgttattgaatgagttacgcgttggtcctgtttaaaaaaacggtctggttgctttgtttcaagtcgtctctgcaagctagcaaggtggcttgtggacaaacgagagggtttctcgtggatatcagtctctgattggctaactcctcctgctctcagagAGATTGTAATGGGTTATAGACTCGTcccttccccgggtggtactgcactatagggcgccaacggaggcgtgcaggctccattcagggttgtgctctttagacagcgacgcttaggcgaactgcaggcatggaccgACCCCGAGGACCGAGTGGGGAGGCTGTGTAAActggctttgtgctctgtgtgtatctgagagtagcaactagctgatagctaagctaagctaggtttcgggctaccaggtgttgcttgttttgaaaacaagcagaaaaaattactcgacatgatTTTAGATAAattgggtcgacataaacctttgtgggcaacgccttctttcaatgtgacacaacacagaaaggctttcatgATTCGCtcgtggctctgcattgtttatgtcaattgggaaacaccgggaaacacagccaggtgaGGTGAgtgaagccttgcatgtgagtttaacttggggtgaccgtccgattttcaaaaggattgagtaaaaaatgttttatcggaagttggcctttaagcatTCCCACGAGCATTCCTTCCTCCTTCAACGGAAAACATCCTCATGACCAACCTCAAATCACAGATGTTGTTTTTCTCAGCATCACAGCTTCTTGATAATCGTCTCGGTTGGCTGAAACTGGAACAAAGAGACCAAAATAATAATGAAGCGCTGCAGACCGCACTTCCTACTGCCACATGCACCTGTTAGCAAGCCAATAAACACAGCACACCCTCTCCGCATTCACTCGCATGCTGTCTATATTAGTCCATAGACAtatatgcaggcaggcaggcagacacacatacacacacacacacacacacacacacacacacacacacacacacacacacacacacacacacacacacacacacacacacacacacacacacacacacacacaaaccagaggcagacagaggcatTAGGCaatcctaggcaattgcctagggccctgaccaaatctgccctccataggggccacACTGCCACACCAACTGTTACTATAAAATACTACATTATAAATTGGTTTATCCTCCTCTTTTTTGCAGGCCAATATAACCTAATATGCAAAGTAGGGGTGACTGTACGTTTTTCAAGAATGACTTTTAAGGGCCCCATGttccagtggcggctggtagtctgtcaaacaggggaggctgttcaattacaatatgtccagaacgcaaaaataaagagggggggggaattttgacacacatcttacattggtcctgagccacatatggcctcacacactaaaggactcttgttgaaacaaatttgttaaacgttaatcattatcccccttgtagcctattcatagggaaatgtttttattattattattattatcattaggcctacctccgccacataatgatgtgatttagtttgccttcgttgtctttgttcattactgggtgcacggcttaacttaccactagaggtcgcaaaatctttaattatttaccagacattgccaacacagtaggaaacaaggactcgccactcacgggacttggcagttaaccagttgataagacaccacgaaagctcaaaagaaacggttgttcttccctacctttttcaccaagtatTATAGTATATAttagtaaatatatatatatatataatatatatatatataatattagtaaatattaggcagtgctctgctctgctccttgatattcattttctcctcataaggacgactggaattcgccagaatttaatccacaatgcttggcattttgcatagctctctagctttcttgcaagctagccctaacgaaaagtaggcaacttcaacttttgaattgggagattaaaaaggataaggacatgccactattaagactttattcgcaacactagtgtcactaggtttacaagaatatgtacagaaaactggagtacaccgcaatgaatagcttccccactggttaccacgacgaaacttctcagtcaaattaataacatatccgcatttcgaaatgaaatcaactactgtagcctactgacacggggttcacccaatcacaagtcggagctccagtctccggtccctcccccctcctctctcttctccattcactcccagtgaggctcagtctcaaaatcaaaaaaatttcacggcaatagccaatgaccgtttagcattttgccattgaaaaatcgtacaatcccacatgccattgaagtccattgagactcgactcgcttgcgttgtcatgagcggaaaaaactcgtgcgagcctcgggatcttataacagattggtttcatctctaagttgagcacatgcattttctatggagctgggtctgaaatagcaatgttattaagttgtgtaaagcattagtttacatactattctccgtgattttggacaggaggcggcgcctcccttgtactcaaagaggaatcgcctctgccaTGTTCGCCTAGGGCTCCAAAATGTCTAGATCTGCCCATATACATGTGTCTAGACACATACAcgaacatacgtgtgtgtgtgtgtgtgtgtgtgtgtgtgtgtgtgtgtgtgtgtgtgtgtgtgtgtgtgtgtgtgtgtgtgtctgtgtgtgtgtgtgtgtgtgtgtgtgtgtactgtatgtgtgtgctgtgattgaaagaatgtgtgtgcgtgcatgcagagagagagagagagagagagagagagagagagagagagagagagagagagagagagagagagagagagagagagagagagagagagacagagagagagagagagacagagagagagagagaagtgaatttTTAGTTTAGTTACTTGGGTAATTGTCTTGGGCAAGATTCCTTTATGTCCTGTGTTGACCTGGCATGGAGATGTTAATAATCATAACAAACAGCAATAGGACAACAATGCGCTGAATACTGTTTCATTGTGAAACTGTTGTTGCTGGATCACATACCATTGTAGATGGCATTCATTAACCTGTAGGTGAAGGTGGATGATTCAATGATTCATTGCTCTGAATATCCAGTCAGGTgagacttacacacatacacacacacacacacacacacacacacacacacacacacacacacacacacacacacacacacacacacacacacacaaacacacacacacacacacacacacacacacacacacacacacacacacacacacacacacacacacacacacacacacacacacacacctgcttataAGCTGGCATCCAGAATAGGACCAGGACTCGAGTTGAAGACAacgagagagcgtgtgtgttgtgagtgtaacGAGTGCGACAGAGACGAAAagaagaaagaatgacagaaaatGTTGTGATAGCAAGACAGTTGTGAGAGAGGAAAGTAAAGGAAGAACGcatgaagagagcgagagagagagataaagagagagagtggcaagAGAGGCATAAAGAGAAACACAGCGGAAGATCTGAAGTGTAAAGATTGAGACAAAGCCTTTTCTGCGCTTAACAACAACAAGGCAAATCTGCCGGTCACAAAAAGCAAAGGAGTGCTCAAGGTCATCCTCAGGGAAGGAGTGTGCGCTCAGCTCAAGGTCATTGCTAGTCTTCCAAGATGGCCTCCATGCTTTCGATGCAGATCAAGTGCCCCATATGCCTCGAGGACTTCAAGAACCCAAAGAGCCTGCCGTGCGACCACATTTACTGCCAGCTGTGTGTGCAGCGCCATATCCAGACCAGCACCGGGCCAAGCCTTTGCCCCGAATGCCGGCACCCATTCCAGAGCGACGACCTGAAGGACTGCAGACTCCTGGGAAGTGTAGTGTCTGCTGCCAGGGATAACCTGAGGGCCCACAGGGCTCATGGGGGTATGGAGGGGCGCGAGGAGGGTGCAGCGGGGACCCCAGGGGTGTTGCTGTGTCGCGAACACAAGGAGGGTCTGAAACTGTTCTGCCTGACGGACAAGAGGCTGGTGTGCTCCATCTGTAGGGACAGTGACAGGCACCAGGGACACCAGTTCAGGCCTGCCCCTGAAGCAGCCCCCATCTTTAAGGTccgtttcactttcacttcagttTTGTACTATACTGGGCTCTTTTGTTATAGACAATAGATGTGTTTATGGACACTTTTGGTTTAAGCCTAAGGAATTATAATTGGTTGAAACGAATGCGGGCACACGAATCCGGACACACTGTTTACATGAGCAGTTTCCTAATTTAATCAGTTTATAAAAAATAACTAAATATAatcaatattaataataaaaacttTTTTGGATTTTGAAGCTTATTTAATGGCCATATAAGTACAGCCAGATTCCACAAATGTTCGGACACTGggtattttgtgaatgaaaacaaaatgctgacattttcaaaacggtcctctgattacagaatggaataTATTTCATCCTTTTAAAAAATCATACAGGCATGCCGTATTGCCTTGATTATCGTCACTCATCTACAGTGTTAAAATGAATGCTGTAAGATATGCACATATTTTAAACAGCATACACAACTACCAAGGCATTatagtacagtgaggagaataagtatttgatcccttgctgattttgttggtttgcccactaataaagacatggtcattctataatattaatgataaaatgtattctaatatggagagacagaatatcaaaaagaaaatccagaaaataactttgaagaatatattttaattgatttgtattccattaaggaaaataagtatttgacccctctagtcaaagaagacaaaatacttggtggcaaagcccttgttttctcattcagaggtcagatgtttctttcagttaatgacaatgtttgtggatatattagaaatgatttttgtccacttttctttgcagatcatctctaaatcatttaagttgtatgactgtagcttggcaaatgggatcttttgtccccttcacaggattattatagggttaatgtttgggaACCGTCCAGGCCACTTCATgagcttaatgtgcttctgcttgagctactctttcgttgcgtgggctgtatgttatggattattatcatattgggaggccaatccatgacccaccttcagtctagtggtggtgggaaagaggttggcatgcagcattgtacgtttacatgtctcccttcatccattccttgacgatgtgaagttgtcctgtgtcttggccagacaaacaacctcaaaacataatgttaccactttcatgtatgatgttggagaaggtgttgttcttgggatcataggcagcatttctcttcctccaaatagATTGAGTTGTGTtgatgccaaacagtttgattttggtgttatctgattccagcacctcacaatcatatcctaatacagtttgatgttcattggcaaacttcaggtgagcctgaacaggttccttctgaagcaggggtaccatgcatgcactgcaggattttaatccgttgtggtattaagtgtttccaatagttttcttagtgattgaggtcccagctgccttgagatcatttcctagctcctcccatacagttttaaggtgctttatctctttttttctggttattaaattcccacaaggtcaaatcttgtatggaaccacagacaggcctaagattgatgattgatgatcattttgtatgtcctaaaattgggaagaaatgcaccaacagcttgctccttaatatctaggagcccatttcagccttgttgagttctaaaatcttgtccctgacatcctttgacagctttttggtctgtcccatgttggcgagtttagtttgattgattgactgattctatggactgattctgcagattcaatgtgtcttttgtgcaggttactattaacaggtgtgttcaattcagataacaagttgattggaagtgccatttgatctgcgggatcagaactcttaatggttggcaggggatcaaatacttatttccctcaatgaaatataaattaattaatatatattctttagagttaatttctggattttctttttcatattctgtctcataatattataatacatattatcattaacatgaaagactggtcatgtctttattagtgggcaaaccaacaaaatcagcaagggatcaaatacttattctcctcactgtattttGGAGGATGGCCTTTAGATATTGGCCCACAtaatgatgtgcgtgtgtgtgtgcgtgtgtatgtgtgtctgtgatcaGGAGGAGCTGACCGCCTCAGTGGACTTTGTGATCTCTGAAAGAATCAAGTTGCACAACCTGAAAATGAAACAGACAGAAGAGATTACAAAAACTAAGGTGAGGCAGTCACATAactaaaaatgaaaatgaaaggagACAGCACAtgctgtgtaaaataaataacagatGATTAGCATGGTTTACAATAAGTGCAGTTTTGTATAAGGAAGAAATACTGCTACAAATGTAATTATAACACTTAAGTAGGCAATGTTGTTACAAAGCTGCAGCTATGTAATATACTACCTGTAGCGCTgggtgtaatgtaatggtaatgTAACGTCGACGTTCAGGAGGAGTCCAGAGAGCAGCATATCCATATCACGGCTGTTTACTCTATATCCTGTTACTTTGTTTTCTTTGGACACctgataaatgtaatgtaatgtattgtacatGCAATGTATTTCAGGAGAAGTCCAGAGCGCAGCGTGCGCGTATCGCGGCCCACAGTGCACTGCTGGTGCGTGTGgtgcaggagcaggagagggccATGATGGAGCAGGTGGCGACTCAGGAGCAACGTGCTCTTGACACCATGCAGAGGCGCGAGACGGCCATCGCCAACAGGCTGGCGGAGACAGACAAGCTGATGAAAAGCCTGCAGACAGGACTGGACACCACCAGACCCGACGCCTTTTTACAGGTACAGTACAGCAGACTTACATCAGCCTGGCCTTGCcgctcacttggaaaagaggcaacaacTTCAGTATGACTTCTACCATTgtaaaaataaaggagaaataagaataaataaataatatccaTAAGCTGAAAGTgacaaaagtgaaagcccaactggtaaattcccattgtcattgtgacccagcactccacagcacagagttATCACTGCactcaatgaaattgcatttatgccttgcccatgcaagggggcagcccaaaggGTAGCCTACCCAAAGGTagcagtgcagcaggatggtaccatgctcagtatTAGGGTTTAGAAATAGTGCCATAGATACCATTTTTGTGCGTAAGccgattaaaaaaatatatgtggtaAAAACAATGGTTCCCTTTGTTGACAAAAGCCAATTTAACCAAAGGAGGGCAATCTGTGAGGGCAATCTTTAAGATATGATCAGAAAGTTTTGTTTCATAAATTGCTggatttttagatgtttttaaTGATTCTGATGAAGACATGTGGCGTCTAAACATCTTAATGCACTGCAATAAAGAAATATGCAAAAACAGAAGACATCCGTATTGTACTAACATAAGCTGAGGATTTTGTCATAAATGGCTGGACATTTATATGATTCTAATCTGGCGCTTTGCAGTGGTGGAGTGACAAGGGCCTTTTCCAAGTCCAAGAAATGAAGTGTAAAGAAGCCGAAGGAGAGGGAAGGTAATTTCAATGATTCAATCCGCTTGAAAAAGCAAAAGAAGATCCAGCAAAATTAAAACAGCCTTTTTACTgtggtaaatacacacacacaatttcaattAGTTCTATAGACCTGCATCTGCTAAGCTGATTGGATGGGCAATACCAACACAATGCGGTCTTCAAGTCCAACATAGTTGAAGCACTGCCTTTTCACTGTTAGAAATACACAAAAACTGTCAGAAATACAGTGTGATGGGCTTATCTTAACTTTTTGAAATTATGGATTTCATATGGATTTCACCCAGGCCTTTGTGAATACCAACAATATATGGTGTTACAGTCCAGTGTTGCTTGATCTGTTCTAAATCCTGACACTGTACTCTGCGGCAGGTACAAGTCCAGAACGGCAGACCTGAACTCTGTTCCTGACACCTTCAGCCGCGGCCCTTATGAGTCCTTTGGACCCGTATTCACCTGGAGGAACATGCTCAGGTCCATCACAGACGGTAACccaggatactgtgtgtgtgtgtgtgtgtgtgtgtgtgtgtgtgtgtgtgtgtgtgtgtgtgtgtgtgtgtgtgtgtgtgtgtgtgtgtgtgtgtgtgtgtgtgtgtgtgtaccaagtcCTTTTGCACTGTATTCAACTGGAGGAATGTGCTTTGATCCATCACCAATGGCCTCTCAAACTCTGACTCTGCCAAACTCTGACCCGTGTCACTGTCTGTGGGGATTTTCAATCCTTAAGAGAGTAAAAAAATGTTGTAAGGAACTGGATGAATGTCGCGACTCGCGCAGTGTCTGACATTGTAACTAATATCGTACCCTCACACAATGACAACGAGTTTGTTCTCATGTCCTCAGCCTCCTATCATGACCTTAGACTCAAACCACCATTATGtggagtatgtactgtatgtgttcatgtctTACCCTCTCTTGCTGACCTTGTACTCATGTCTTATATACCTCTATGTTCCAGCTCTGGATGTCTTGGTGACACTCGACCCCAACCTGAAACTGTTCCTCGAACACAAGGCTGTG from Engraulis encrasicolus isolate BLACKSEA-1 chromosome 5, IST_EnEncr_1.0, whole genome shotgun sequence includes:
- the LOC134449768 gene encoding E3 ubiquitin-protein ligase TRIM17-like → MASMLSMQIKCPICLEDFKNPKSLPCDHIYCQLCVQRHIQTSTGPSLCPECRHPFQSDDLKDCRLLGSVVSAARDNLRAHRAHGGMEGREEGAAGTPGVLLCREHKEGLKLFCLTDKRLVCSICRDSDRHQGHQFRPAPEAAPIFKEELTASVDFVISERIKLHNLKMKQTEEITKTKEKSRAQRARIAAHSALLVRVVQEQERAMMEQVATQEQRALDTMQRRETAIANRLAETDKLMKSLQTGLDTTRPDAFLQWWSDKGLFQVQEMKCKEAEGEGRYKSRTADLNSVPDTFSRGPYESFGPVFTWRNMLRSITDALDVLVTLDPNLKLFLEHKAVHVQRGGGGGGSGSNRGDAFAFYMPRRGEGGGFRDGYQDRALHSGRCYWEVQVG